A region from the Silene latifolia isolate original U9 population chromosome 7, ASM4854445v1, whole genome shotgun sequence genome encodes:
- the LOC141589910 gene encoding uncharacterized protein LOC141589910, translating to MKSWDSCCAPYTEGGFNIKEILVWNKCIICKWIWGIIQHSDSIWTNWNYAYNIKSGDFWTLQKKNTHSESWRSILLVRDELLNMVGNGPTAESLLSGCVKKGCIQLSLLYDKFRRKGNPISWGATVWHRAVLPKHSVFLMLAMKQKLATIDKLNHRGISLVNRCVLCKADNETHKHLVFQCIFSAAIWHQVLHWLRVQHRTSKLSKEVH from the coding sequence ATGAAGAGCTGGGATTCTTGTTGTGCCCCTTATACTGAAGGAGGTTTTAATATTAAGGAAATTTTAGTCTGGAATAAATGCATCATATGTAAGTGGATTTGGGGGATTATTCAACACTCTGATAGCATATGGACCAACTGGAATTATGCTTACAACATTAAGTCTGGTGATTTTTGGACTCTTCAGAAGAAAAATACTCACTCTGAGAGTTGGAGGAGTATTTTGCTGGTTAGGGATGAGCTGCTGAATATGGTGGGCAATGGACCAACTGCTGAAAGCTTACTGTCTGGCTGTGTCAAGAAGGGATGCATTCAGTTATCCTTACTTTATGATAAGTTTCGCAGGAAAGGTAATCCAATCAGTTGGGGAGCAACAGTCTGGCATCGAGCTGTTCTGCCTAAACACAGTGTGTTTCTTATGCTAGCTATGAAACAGAAACTGGCTACTATTGATAAATTGAACCACAGGGGAATCTCACTGGTTAACAGATGTGTTCTATGCAAAGCTGACAATGAAACGCATAAACACTTGGTCTTTCAGTGCATTTTTTCTGCTGCTATTTGGCATCAAGTTTTGCATTGGCTAAGAGTGCAGCACAGGACGTCTAAACTGAGCAAAGAGGTCCACTAG